In the Gasterosteus aculeatus chromosome X, fGasAcu3.hap1.1, whole genome shotgun sequence genome, one interval contains:
- the skic8 gene encoding superkiller complex protein 8, translated as MSTQYSILFKQEHAHDDAIWTAAWGKSESDGSETIITGSLDDMVKVWKWSDEKLELQWTLEGHQLGVVSVDISHNGAIAASSSLDAHIRVWDLDSGKQIKSMDAGPVDAWSVAFSPDSKHIATGSHHGKVNIFGVESGKKEYSLDTRGKFILSIAYSPDGKYLASGAIDGIINIFDIATGKLLHTLEGHAMPIRSLTFSPDSQLLVTASDDGYIKIYDVQHANLAATLSGHGSWVLGVAFSPDNTHFVSSSSDKSVKVWDAGTRACVNTFFDHQDQVWSVKYNSKGSKIISAGDDRAIHIYDCPM; from the exons ATGAGCACTCAA TACAGCATTCTCTTCAAGCAGGAACACG CACATGATGACGCTATCTGGACAGCAGCGTGGGGTAAAAGTGAGTCGGACGGGTCAGAAACAATCATTACCGGCTCACTAGATGATATGGTGAAAGTCTGGAAATG GTCGGACGAGAAGCTGGAGCTGCAGTGGACTCTGGAGGGCCACCAGCTGGGCGTCGTGTCAGTGGACATCAGCCACAACGGAGCGATCGCCGCCTCCAGCTCTCTCGACGCTCACATTCGTGTCTGGGACCTGGATTCTGGAAAACAGATCAAGTCCATGGACGCCGGACCAG TTGACGCTTGGTCGGTCGCCTTCTCCCCAGACTCCAAACACATTGCCACAGGAAGCCACCACGGCAAGGTCAACATCTTCGGGGTGGAGAGCGGCAAGAAGGAATATTCTCTGGACACTCGAGGGAAATTCATCTTGAGCATAGCTTAC AGCCCTGATGGAAAATATTTGGCCAGCGGAGCCATCGATGGAATCATCAACATCTTCGACATCGCCACCGGGAAGCTACTCCACACACTGGAAG GTCACGCCATGCCCATCAGATCCCTCACTTTCTCCCCCGACTCGCAGCTCCTGGTCACAGCCTCCGACGACGGTTACATCAAAATATACGACGT gcaACACGCCAACCTGGCCGCCACACTGAGTGGACACGGATCCTGGGTTCTGGGTGTGGCTTTCTCTCCAGATAACACCCACTTTGTCTCCAG CTCGTCCGACAAGAGTGTGAAGGTTTGGGACGCCGGCACCAGAGCCTGCGTCAACACTTTCTTCGACCATCAGGACCAG GTGTGGAGCGTAAAGTACAACAGCAAAGGCTCAAAGATCATCTCTGCCGGAGACGACCGCGCCATCCACATCTACGACTGTCCCATGTGA
- the crabp1a gene encoding cellular retinoic acid-binding protein 1a, protein MPNFAGTWKMKKSENFDELLKALGVNTMLRKVAVAAASNPHVEIRQDGDKFYIKTSTTVRTTEINFHIGEEYDEETVDGRKCKSLATWISENKMHCKQTLVDGDGPKTFWTRELNGDELILTFGADDVLCTRIYVRE, encoded by the exons ATGCCTAACTTCGCCGGCACctggaagatgaagaagagTGAGAATTTCGATGAACTTCTCAAAGCTTTGG GAGTCAACACCATGCTGAGGAAagtggcggtggcggcggcctCCAACCCCCACGTGGAAATCCGCCAGGACGGCGACAAGTTCTACATCAAGACGTCCACCACCGTGCGCACCACCGAGATCAACTTCCACATCGGGGAAGAGTACGACGAGGAGACCGTGGACGGGCGAAAGTGCAAG aGCCTCGCCACCTGGATCTCAGAGAACAAGATGCACTGTAAGCAGACTCTGGTGGACGGAGACGGCCCCAAAACCTTCTGGACCCGAGAGCTCAACGGCGATGAGCTCATACTG ACCTTCGGGGCAGACGACGTCCTGTGCACAAGGATTTACGTCCGGGAATAA
- the slc25a44a gene encoding solute carrier family 25 member 44a, with translation MQQKGAIKIIEWEDLDKRKFYSLGVFMTLTTRATVYPASLVRTRLQVQKGKALYSGTFDAFCKILRAEGVRGLYRGFMVNTFTLISGQAYITTYELVRRHVAQYSPSNTVKSVVAGGAASLVAQTITVPIDVVSQHLMMQGQGEHLTRFRAKPKVMLATTKRRLMFGQTRDITVQILAADGFKGFYRGYVASLLTYIPNSALWWPFYHFYAEQLSLMAPSECPHLLLQAVAGPMAAATASTITNPMDVVRARVQVEGRSSVSETFKQLLAEEGVWAMTKGLSARIISSLPTSVLIVVGYETLKRLSLRADLVESRRW, from the exons ATGCAGCAGAAAGGTGCGATCAAAATCATCGAATGGGAGGACCTGGACAAGAGGAAGTTCTACTCGCTGGGTGTGTTCATGACCTTGACCACCAGGGCCACCGTCTACCCGGCCAGCCTCGTCCGCACCCGGCTGCAGGTGCAGAAGGGCAAGGCCCTCTACTCCGGCACCTTTGATGCTTTCTGCAAGATCCTGCGGGCGGAGGGCGTGCGAGGCCTCTACCGCGGCTTCATGGTCAACACCTTCACCCTGATCTCAGGACAGGCTTACATCACCACCTATGAGCTGGTGCGCAGGCACGTGGCCCAGTACTCGCCCAGCAACACGGTAAAGTCGGTGGTGGCCGGAGGGGCGGCTTCCCTGGTGGCCCAGACCATCACCGTGCCGATAGACGTGGTGTCCCAGCACCTGATGATGCAGGGACAGGGGGAGCACCTGACGCGTTTCAGGGCCAAACCCAAAGTGATGCTCGCCACGACAAAGCGCAGGCTGATGTTCGGGCAAACGAGGGACATCACGGTGCAGATATTAGCAGCCGATGGCTTCAAGGGGTTTTACAGGGGCTACGTGGCATCGCTTCTCACGTACATCCCAAACAGCGCACTGTGGTGGCCGTTTTATCATTTTTACGCAG AGCAACTGTCGTTGATGGCGCCAAGTGAGTGTCCCCATCTACTTCTGCAGGCTGTGGCGGGACCAATGGCGGCGGCCACCGCCTCCACCATCACCAACCCCATGGATGTGGTTCGTGCGAGAGTACAG GTGGAGGGACGCTCGTCCGTCAGCGAGACGTTCAAGCAGCTGCTGGCCGAGGAGGGCGTCTGGGCGATGACCAAAGGTTTGTCCGCCCGCATCATTTCCTCCCTGCCCACGTCGGTCCTCATCGTGGTGGGATACGAGACCCTGAAGAGACTGAGTCTGCGGGCGGATCTAGTGGAGTCCAGACGCTGGTGA